A DNA window from Megalobrama amblycephala isolate DHTTF-2021 linkage group LG11, ASM1881202v1, whole genome shotgun sequence contains the following coding sequences:
- the faslg gene encoding tumor necrosis factor ligand superfamily member 6, with product MSSNFGHPSQPVFMVDSGGGHPKQHRYYQQQMPRHTQHVPRHTEPPLVPCWTFPPAREEMKKRSWGRLNGGMAWVLTLILLLVFAALALGAYQILRLQTEVERLTQERPAQMQSVAPQKQVGLNPAELNNNKRKSAAHLIGRANQSPSSGTLLWETKHGDVFIEGFKYSNGGLQVNESGLYFVYSRVEFLSPTCKSADYHAHKMIRQRGSRTQVIMEDHQEGLCTPGTNDPWMMGSHLGSLQHLKESDLLFVNVSHRHLLSSNYHHNYFGLFKIH from the exons ATGAGCAGTAACTTTGGCCACCCGTCGCAACCGGTGTTCATGGTGGATTCTGGCGGAGGTCATCCTAAACAGCATCGGTACTACCAGCAACAGATGCCCAGACATACACAGCATGTGCCCAGACATACAGAGCCACCCCTGGTACCCTGTTGGACGTTCCCCCCTGCCCGAGAGGAGATGAAGAAAAGGAGCTGGGGAAGGTTGAATGGTGGGATGGCCTGGGTACTGACTTTGATACTCCTGCTGGTTTTTGCAGCCCTGGCACTAGGAGCCTATCAGATCCTGAGATTACAGACTGAAGTCGAGCGCCTAACACAG GAAAGGCCCGCACAAATGCAGAGCGTTGCTCCACAGAAACAAGTTG GCCTAAATCCTGCTGAGCTGAACAACAACAAACGAAAATCTGCTGCACACTTAATAG GCCGTGCAAACCAGAGCCCATCATCTGGAACTCTGCTGTGGGAAACAAAACATGGCGACGTCTTCATAGAAGGCTTCAAGTACAGCAATGGCGGCCTCCAGGTCAACGAGAGTGGTTTGTACTTCGTTTACTCCCGAGTGGAGTTTCTTTCACCCACGTGCAAATCCGCAGACTATCACGCTCACAAAATGATTCGGCAGAGAGGCAGCCGTACCCAAGTAATCATGGAAGATCACCAAGAGGGTCTCTGTACGCCGGGGACAAACGACCCGTGGATGATGGGAAGCCATCTAGGCTCCCTTCAGCATCTCAAGGAGTCTGACTTGCTGTTTGTCAATGTCTCACACCGCCATCTGCTCAGCAGCAATTATCACCACAATTATTTTGGCCTCTTCAAGATCCACTGA